One window of Fusobacterium polymorphum genomic DNA carries:
- a CDS encoding TRAP transporter large permease, translating into MEALYPVIVLFVLFFLNIPIAYALMGSALYYFIFLNTTMSMDMVIQQFVTSVESFPYLAVPFFIMVGSVMNYSGISEELMNMAEVLAGHMKGGLAQVNCLLSAMMGGISGSANADAAMESKILVPEMIKKGFSKEFSAAVTAASSAVSPVIPPGTNLILYALIANVPVGDMFLAGYTPGILMTLSMMITVYIISKKRGYEPSRERMARPLEIIKQAIKSIWALAIPFGIIMGMRIGIFTPTEAGGVAVFFCFLVGFFVYKKLKLHHIPIILMETVKSTGAVMIIIASAKVFGYYMTLERIPQFITNSLMNFTDNKLVLLMVINLLLLFVGMFIEGGAALVILAPLLVPAVKALGVDPLHFGVIFIVNIMIGGLTPPFGSMMFTVCSIVGVRLEGFIKEVWPFIVALLVVLFVVTYSESIALFIPNLLR; encoded by the coding sequence ATGGAAGCTTTATACCCAGTAATTGTATTATTTGTATTATTCTTTTTAAATATCCCTATAGCTTATGCTTTAATGGGATCAGCACTATATTATTTTATATTTTTAAATACAACTATGTCTATGGACATGGTTATACAACAATTTGTAACATCAGTAGAATCTTTCCCTTATTTAGCAGTACCATTTTTTATAATGGTAGGTTCTGTAATGAACTATTCAGGAATAAGTGAAGAGTTAATGAACATGGCAGAAGTTCTAGCAGGACATATGAAAGGTGGACTTGCACAAGTAAACTGTTTATTAAGTGCTATGATGGGAGGAATTTCAGGTTCTGCAAATGCTGATGCTGCTATGGAATCAAAAATATTAGTACCTGAAATGATAAAAAAAGGATTTTCAAAAGAATTCTCAGCAGCAGTTACAGCAGCATCTTCAGCTGTTAGTCCTGTTATACCACCAGGAACAAACTTAATTCTTTATGCTTTAATAGCTAATGTTCCTGTAGGAGATATGTTTTTAGCAGGTTATACACCTGGTATTTTAATGACACTTTCAATGATGATAACTGTTTATATAATTTCTAAGAAAAGGGGCTATGAACCTTCAAGAGAAAGAATGGCAAGACCTCTTGAAATAATAAAACAAGCTATAAAATCAATTTGGGCTTTAGCAATTCCTTTTGGAATTATAATGGGAATGAGAATAGGAATCTTTACTCCAACTGAAGCAGGAGGAGTTGCTGTATTTTTCTGTTTCTTAGTAGGTTTCTTTGTATATAAAAAACTAAAATTACATCATATTCCTATAATTTTAATGGAAACTGTAAAAAGTACAGGAGCAGTTATGATAATAATTGCTTCAGCAAAAGTTTTTGGTTATTATATGACACTTGAAAGAATACCACAATTTATAACTAATTCTTTAATGAATTTTACTGATAATAAATTAGTGTTATTAATGGTTATAAATTTACTTCTATTATTTGTTGGAATGTTTATAGAAGGAGGAGCTGCACTTGTTATTCTTGCTCCACTTTTAGTACCAGCAGTAAAAGCTTTAGGTGTAGACCCATTACACTTTGGAGTAATATTTATAGTTAACATAATGATAGGAGGATTAACTCCACCATTTGGTTCTATGATGTTTACTGTATGTTCTATTGTTGGTGTGCGACTAGAAGGATTTATAAAGGAAGTATGGCCATTTATAGTTGCTCTTTTAGTTGTTCTATTTGTAGTAACATACTCAGAATCAATAGCATTATTTATACCAAATTTACTAAGATAA
- a CDS encoding HAD-IIA family hydrolase: MKKLENIKCFLLDMDGTIYLGNELIDGAKEFLEKLKEKNIRYIFLTNNSSKNKDRYVEKLNKLGIEAHREDVFSSGEATTIYLNKQKKGAKVFLLGTKDLEDEFEKAGFELVKERNKNIDFVVLGFDTTLTYEKLWIACEYIANGVEYVATHPDFNCPLENGKFMPDAGAMMAFIKASTEKEPIVIGKPNKHIIDAIIEKYNLKKSELAMVGDRLYTDIRTGIDNGLTSILVMSGETDKKMLEETIYKPDYVFDSVKELKEKIE; this comes from the coding sequence ATGAAAAAATTAGAAAATATTAAATGCTTTCTACTTGATATGGATGGAACTATTTATTTAGGAAATGAATTAATAGATGGAGCAAAAGAATTTTTAGAAAAATTAAAAGAAAAAAATATAAGATATATATTTTTGACAAACAATTCTTCTAAAAATAAAGATAGATATGTTGAAAAATTAAATAAATTAGGGATAGAAGCACATAGGGAAGATGTGTTTAGTTCAGGTGAAGCAACTACAATTTATTTAAACAAACAGAAAAAAGGAGCAAAAGTATTTTTATTAGGAACTAAAGATTTGGAAGATGAATTTGAAAAAGCTGGATTTGAATTAGTAAAAGAAAGAAATAAAAATATAGATTTTGTAGTTTTAGGTTTTGATACTACTTTAACTTATGAAAAATTATGGATAGCATGTGAATATATAGCAAATGGAGTAGAATATGTAGCAACACATCCTGATTTTAATTGCCCATTAGAAAATGGAAAATTTATGCCTGATGCTGGAGCAATGATGGCATTTATAAAAGCATCTACTGAAAAAGAGCCAATAGTTATAGGAAAGCCTAATAAACATATTATAGATGCAATTATAGAAAAATATAATTTAAAAAAATCTGAACTTGCAATGGTTGGGGATAGATTGTATACAGATATTAGAACTGGAATAGATAATGGTTTGACTTCAATTTTAGTTATGAGTGGTGAAACTGATAAGAAAATGTTAGAAGAAACTATTTATAAACCAGATTATGTTTTTGATTCAGTGAAAGAATTAAAAGAAAAAATAGAATAA
- a CDS encoding nitroreductase family protein: MDLLKLMGDRYTCRRYSNEDVKEEDLNKILEAGRIAPTSHNNQPQRIYVVRSEEAKEKLMKDFAYNYKAPCYLVCGYNIDEVWRNDLDGDRESGDIDVSIVITHMMLMAEELGLGACWIGRITPELVKKNLNIPENVKVVAVLSLGYHREDDRPSKLHTIRRSNEELVKFL; encoded by the coding sequence ATGGATTTATTGAAACTTATGGGAGATAGATATACTTGTAGAAGATATTCAAATGAAGATGTTAAGGAAGAAGATTTAAATAAAATTTTAGAAGCAGGAAGAATAGCACCAACTTCTCATAATAATCAACCACAAAGAATTTATGTTGTAAGAAGTGAAGAAGCAAAAGAAAAATTGATGAAAGATTTCGCATACAATTATAAAGCTCCTTGTTATTTAGTTTGTGGTTACAATATTGATGAAGTATGGAGAAATGATTTAGATGGAGATAGAGAAAGTGGAGATATAGATGTTTCAATTGTTATAACTCATATGATGTTAATGGCTGAAGAACTTGGATTAGGTGCTTGTTGGATAGGGCGTATTACACCAGAATTAGTAAAGAAAAATTTAAATATACCTGAAAATGTAAAAGTTGTTGCAGTTCTTAGTCTAGGATATCATAGAGAAGATGATAGACCTTCTAAATTGCACACTATTCGTAGAAGTAATGAGGAATTAGTTAAATTTTTATAA
- a CDS encoding YMGG-like glycine zipper-containing protein → MKKISLVILVVAGILVGCTHTEKTASGGAIAGAGVGALLGNDARSAAIGAAIGGALGAGAGELTKNK, encoded by the coding sequence ATGAAAAAAATATCATTAGTTATTTTAGTGGTAGCAGGAATTCTAGTGGGATGTACTCATACAGAAAAAACTGCTTCAGGAGGAGCTATAGCAGGTGCTGGTGTAGGTGCTTTACTTGGTAATGATGCTAGATCTGCTGCTATTGGAGCTGCTATTGGAGGAGCTTTAGGAGCTGGAGCTGGAGAGTTAACAAAAAACAAATAA
- a CDS encoding iron transporter: MKNLKFLLGALLVLGLVACGEKKEEPKPAEQPATTEAPATAEAPKTEAPAEKPGESGFAEVPIDETVVGPYQVAAVYFQAVDMIPEGKQPSAAESDMHLEADIHLLPEAAKKYGFGDGEDIWPAYLTVNYKVMSEDGKKELTSGTFMPMNADDGAHYGINIKKGLIPIGKYKLQLEIKAPTDYLLHVDSETGVPAAKDGGVAAAEEYFKTQNVEFDWTYTGEQLQNK, translated from the coding sequence ATGAAAAATTTAAAATTTTTATTAGGAGCTTTACTTGTTTTAGGGCTAGTTGCATGTGGAGAAAAGAAAGAAGAACCAAAACCAGCTGAACAACCAGCAACAACAGAAGCACCAGCTACTGCTGAAGCTCCAAAAACAGAAGCACCAGCTGAAAAACCTGGAGAATCAGGATTTGCTGAAGTACCTATTGATGAAACAGTTGTAGGACCTTATCAAGTAGCAGCAGTTTACTTCCAAGCAGTAGATATGATTCCTGAAGGAAAACAACCATCAGCAGCTGAATCTGATATGCACTTGGAAGCTGATATCCACTTATTACCAGAAGCAGCTAAAAAATATGGATTTGGAGATGGAGAAGATATTTGGCCAGCTTACTTAACAGTAAACTACAAAGTTATGTCTGAAGATGGTAAAAAAGAATTAACATCTGGAACATTTATGCCAATGAATGCTGATGATGGTGCTCACTATGGTATAAATATTAAAAAAGGATTAATTCCAATTGGAAAATATAAATTACAACTTGAAATTAAAGCACCTACTGACTACTTACTACATGTAGACAGTGAAACTGGAGTTCCAGCAGCAAAAGATGGTGGAGTTGCAGCAGCTGAGGAATATTTCAAAACTCAAAATGTAGAATTTGATTGGACTTATACTGGAGAACAATTACAAAATAAGTAA
- a CDS encoding FTR1 family iron permease: MKNYFKSLFAFIFVFGLFISFSSIDVEAAQKKKYDTWQDVAKDMNIEFQAAKKFIEEGNNDEAYNAMNRAYFGYYEVQGFEKNVMVNIAAKRVNEIEATFRRIKHTLKGNIQGNVEELDKEIDTLAMKVYKDAMVLDGAASVDDPDDLGMKVFSNEQAVVGDETTIKLKSFGGSFGLLLREGLEAILVVVAIIAYLVKTGNQKLCKQVYIGMAFGVICSFLLAFLIDWLLGGVGQELMEGITMFLAVAVLFWVSNWILSRSEEQAWSRYIKSQVQKSIDQNSGRALIFSAFLAVVREGAELVLFYKAMLTGGQTNKLYAFYGFLVGTIVLIVIYLIFRYTTVRLPLKPFFMFTSILLFVLCISFMGKGVVELTEAGVISGSTTIPAMNGYQNTWLNIYDRAETLIPQIMLVIASSWMLLNNYFKEKRAKKEAEALAKENK; encoded by the coding sequence ATGAAAAATTATTTTAAATCTTTGTTTGCTTTTATTTTTGTTTTTGGCTTATTTATTTCATTTTCTTCTATAGATGTAGAAGCAGCTCAAAAGAAAAAATATGATACTTGGCAGGATGTTGCTAAGGATATGAATATTGAATTCCAAGCTGCTAAAAAATTTATTGAAGAAGGTAATAATGATGAAGCCTATAATGCAATGAATAGAGCATACTTTGGGTATTATGAAGTCCAAGGATTTGAAAAAAATGTAATGGTTAACATTGCAGCAAAAAGAGTAAATGAAATTGAAGCAACATTTCGTAGAATAAAACATACTTTAAAAGGAAATATTCAAGGAAATGTTGAAGAACTAGATAAGGAAATAGATACTCTTGCAATGAAGGTATATAAAGATGCTATGGTACTTGATGGAGCAGCTTCAGTAGATGATCCAGATGATTTAGGAATGAAAGTATTTAGTAATGAACAAGCTGTTGTTGGAGATGAAACAACAATTAAGTTAAAATCATTTGGTGGTTCATTTGGACTACTTTTAAGAGAAGGATTAGAAGCAATATTAGTTGTTGTTGCAATTATTGCTTACTTGGTTAAAACTGGAAATCAAAAACTATGTAAACAAGTTTATATAGGAATGGCATTTGGGGTTATTTGTTCTTTCTTATTAGCATTCTTAATAGATTGGTTACTTGGAGGAGTTGGACAAGAATTGATGGAAGGAATTACAATGTTCCTAGCTGTTGCTGTTTTATTCTGGGTAAGTAACTGGATATTATCTCGTTCAGAAGAACAAGCTTGGTCAAGATATATAAAATCCCAAGTTCAAAAATCTATTGACCAAAACAGTGGAAGAGCATTAATCTTTTCTGCATTTTTAGCGGTTGTAAGAGAAGGTGCTGAATTAGTTCTATTCTATAAAGCTATGTTAACAGGTGGTCAGACTAACAAATTATATGCTTTTTATGGTTTCTTAGTAGGAACAATAGTTTTAATTGTTATATATTTAATATTTAGATATACAACAGTAAGATTACCATTAAAACCATTCTTTATGTTCACAAGTATTCTTTTATTTGTATTATGTATATCATTTATGGGAAAAGGAGTTGTGGAACTTACTGAAGCAGGTGTTATATCTGGAAGTACAACTATACCAGCTATGAATGGTTACCAAAATACTTGGCTTAATATCTATGATAGAGCTGAAACTTTAATACCACAAATTATGTTAGTAATTGCTTCTTCTTGGATGCTTTTAAACAATTATTTCAAAGAAAAAAGAGCAAAAAAAGAAGCTGAAGCATTGGCAAAGGAAAATAAATAA
- a CDS encoding NCS2 family permease has product MQEALRKFFNFEEYETNFKKEIIAGTTNFLTMAYILGVNTIILSSAGMDFNSVFLATAISSAIACFVMGLVANAPLGLAPGMGSNSFFTFIVVKLYGYSYQEALAMVFVSGTLFLLLSATGIRDKIINSIPENLKQSIGAGTGFFIALIGLVKAGIAVSHPATLITLGNFKNPTVLLAVFGLLLTIILMSRKIDAAVFFGLLITAIVGIILGRFGVEGMPKFSNEIIKVNTSLNHFGDFFYGLKSLILKPKSIFLIFTFFFVDFFDTAGTLVAITNKITSKTGKNYQMKKMLFSDAVGTVVGAVLGTSTVTTLTESTSGVAAGGRTGFTAITTGIWFLIASIFTPLVAIASPIEVGGMFFEPVIAPSLICVGILMATQLSSIDWHDFTAASAGFVTIMIMIVGYSIPDGIAAGFIVYVFSKLFTKNIKDITPSVWAMFVLFVLHFALK; this is encoded by the coding sequence ATGCAAGAAGCATTAAGAAAATTTTTTAACTTTGAGGAGTATGAAACCAATTTTAAAAAAGAAATTATTGCAGGAACTACAAATTTTTTGACAATGGCTTATATTTTGGGAGTAAATACTATAATATTAAGTTCAGCTGGAATGGATTTTAACTCTGTATTTTTAGCAACAGCAATTTCATCAGCAATAGCTTGTTTTGTAATGGGACTTGTTGCTAATGCACCTTTGGGACTTGCACCAGGTATGGGTTCAAATTCGTTTTTTACATTTATTGTTGTAAAATTATATGGTTATTCTTATCAAGAAGCATTGGCTATGGTTTTTGTATCAGGAACATTATTTTTACTTCTTTCAGCAACTGGAATAAGAGATAAAATTATTAATTCTATACCAGAAAATTTAAAACAGAGCATAGGAGCAGGGACAGGATTTTTTATAGCCTTAATAGGTTTAGTAAAAGCAGGTATAGCAGTTTCACATCCAGCAACCCTTATAACATTAGGAAACTTTAAAAATCCTACTGTGCTACTTGCAGTGTTTGGATTACTTTTAACAATAATTTTGATGAGTAGAAAGATTGATGCAGCAGTATTTTTTGGACTTTTAATAACTGCTATTGTAGGAATTATCCTAGGTAGATTTGGAGTTGAAGGAATGCCAAAATTCTCAAATGAGATTATAAAAGTAAATACTTCACTAAATCATTTTGGAGATTTTTTCTATGGATTAAAAAGTTTAATTTTAAAACCTAAATCAATATTTTTAATATTTACTTTCTTCTTTGTTGATTTTTTTGATACAGCAGGAACATTAGTTGCTATAACAAATAAAATTACATCAAAGACTGGAAAAAATTATCAAATGAAGAAAATGTTATTTTCTGATGCAGTGGGAACAGTTGTAGGAGCTGTACTAGGAACTTCAACAGTAACTACTTTAACAGAATCTACAAGTGGAGTTGCAGCAGGTGGAAGAACAGGATTTACAGCAATAACAACTGGAATTTGGTTTTTAATAGCTTCAATATTTACACCTCTTGTAGCAATAGCTTCACCAATAGAAGTGGGAGGAATGTTTTTTGAACCAGTTATAGCACCTTCACTTATCTGTGTTGGAATACTTATGGCAACTCAACTTTCAAGTATAGATTGGCATGATTTTACAGCAGCTTCTGCAGGATTTGTAACTATAATGATAATGATAGTTGGATATTCAATTCCTGATGGTATAGCAGCAGGATTCATTGTTTATGTATTTTCAAAATTATTTACAAAAAATATAAAAGATATAACTCCTAGTGTATGGGCAATGTTTGTCTTATTTGTTTTACATTTTGCATTAAAATAG
- a CDS encoding glycosyltransferase family 9 protein, translating into MKNLIKKINRIFQDYMREKRLKIGRYIWDRKKKSKIIEGDNFLKDNNIKSILFLRYDGKIGDMIVNSLIFREIKKVYPDIKIGVVARGAAIDIIRENPNVDKIYEYYKDRKKIKDLALKIKEEKYDLLIDFSEMLRVNQMMLINLCGARTNIGLDRKDWELFDLSIESGKDFKWTEHITNRYLAYLIKLGLKKENIDISYDIYLKDEKKYEDFFNEIKENKKIILNPYGASKHKSFNIETLENIINYLKDKDIAIILTYFGDKYKELEFLEKKYKYVYIPKKIESILDTAILIKKSDYVISPDTSIVHIASAFNKKMIIVYPPKGGKYGVDHLVWAPKSEYSRVIFCKDKIGTYDEIDINTFNFDEMKEEILKLINNSD; encoded by the coding sequence ATGAAAAATTTAATAAAAAAAATTAATAGAATTTTTCAAGATTATATGAGAGAAAAAAGATTAAAAATAGGTAGATATATTTGGGATAGAAAAAAAAAATCTAAAATAATAGAGGGAGATAATTTTTTAAAAGACAATAATATTAAATCTATACTTTTTTTAAGATATGATGGAAAAATTGGAGATATGATAGTGAATTCACTAATATTTCGTGAAATAAAAAAAGTATATCCAGATATAAAAATTGGAGTTGTGGCAAGAGGAGCTGCAATAGATATAATAAGAGAGAATCCCAATGTTGATAAAATTTATGAATATTATAAGGATAGAAAGAAAATTAAAGATTTAGCTTTAAAAATAAAGGAAGAAAAATATGATTTATTAATTGACTTTTCAGAGATGTTAAGAGTCAACCAAATGATGTTGATAAATTTATGTGGGGCTAGAACTAATATTGGACTTGATAGGAAAGATTGGGAATTGTTTGATTTATCAATTGAAAGTGGTAAAGATTTTAAATGGACAGAACATATAACAAATAGATATTTAGCTTATTTAATAAAGTTAGGATTAAAAAAAGAAAATATAGATATTTCTTATGATATTTATTTAAAAGATGAAAAAAAATATGAAGATTTTTTTAATGAAATAAAAGAAAATAAAAAAATAATTTTAAATCCTTATGGTGCAAGTAAACATAAAAGTTTTAATATAGAAACTTTGGAAAATATTATAAATTATCTAAAAGATAAGGATATAGCCATTATTTTAACATATTTTGGAGATAAATATAAAGAATTAGAATTTTTAGAAAAAAAATATAAATATGTTTATATACCAAAAAAAATAGAAAGTATTTTAGATACTGCTATTTTAATAAAAAAAAGTGATTATGTCATAAGTCCAGATACTTCAATAGTTCATATAGCAAGTGCTTTTAATAAAAAAATGATAATAGTTTATCCACCAAAAGGTGGAAAATATGGTGTTGACCATTTAGTGTGGGCACCAAAATCTGAATATAGTAGAGTTATTTTTTGTAAAGACAAAATAGGAACTTATGATGAGATTGATATAAACACTTTTAATTTTGATGAAATGAAAGAAGAAATCTTAAAACTGATAAATAATTCAGATTAA
- a CDS encoding LicD family protein produces MYNNSELKKIQQKKLEILIDIAKFCNENKIRYWLDSGTLLGAVRHGGFIPWDDDIDIIIIQEDAKFLKENYKSENFEIVNTNEEGINFYKVISKKEQVQVGNSIAELDIDIFLVTYYPDSLKLKFWNSFFHLKKNRIDRFSFSLFFTNILINLKRKLEKTKLFNYKNIEKKISYILDEAKKKNKSMPNIAYTPDCGFYLIIWREDEIFPLKKMKFEGIEFNIPNNYDTYLKKMYYSYMDLPPKEKRIPDHYQDKELKLIEK; encoded by the coding sequence ATGTATAATAACAGTGAATTGAAAAAAATTCAACAAAAGAAACTTGAAATTTTAATAGATATAGCAAAATTTTGTAATGAAAATAAAATAAGATATTGGTTAGATTCAGGAACACTTTTAGGTGCAGTAAGACATGGTGGATTTATACCTTGGGATGATGATATAGATATTATAATTATACAAGAGGATGCTAAATTTTTAAAAGAAAATTATAAAAGTGAAAATTTTGAAATTGTAAATACTAATGAGGAAGGAATAAATTTCTATAAAGTTATTTCAAAAAAAGAACAAGTTCAAGTGGGAAATAGTATTGCTGAATTAGATATTGACATTTTCTTAGTCACTTATTATCCAGATTCTTTAAAATTAAAATTTTGGAATTCTTTTTTTCATTTAAAGAAAAATAGGATAGATAGATTTTCTTTTTCATTATTTTTTACCAATATTTTAATTAATTTAAAGAGAAAATTAGAAAAGACAAAATTATTTAACTATAAGAATATTGAAAAGAAAATATCTTATATTCTTGATGAAGCTAAAAAGAAAAATAAATCTATGCCAAATATTGCATATACACCTGATTGTGGTTTTTATTTAATTATTTGGAGAGAAGATGAGATATTTCCTCTAAAAAAAATGAAATTTGAAGGAATAGAATTTAATATTCCTAATAATTATGATACTTATCTAAAAAAAATGTATTATAGCTATATGGACTTGCCTCCAAAAGAAAAAAGAATTCCAGATCATTATCAAGATAAAGAATTAAAATTAATAGAAAAGTAA
- a CDS encoding pyridoxal-phosphate-dependent aminotransferase family protein — translation MEKKMINFTVGPVQMSKKIRDIGQREIPYFRTEEFSKIMKENEKMICSLAEADDKSKALFLTGSGTSGMEATILNCFSKEDKVLIINGGSFGQRFVDICKVLDIPFYEIKLNYGEILTEQELEKYSDKGISGLLVNAHETSTGILYDMKMISKFCKKNNIFFVVDSISSFIADELSFLNLGINVMIIGSQKALALPPGLAILILSEKAITRIKNNKVNSLYFDLKIALKDNQNGQTPFTPAVSILLQLHERLKDILEEGIEVERAKIKELKLDFINRIKNLPLKIFSKNASNAMTAIETKNVSAYSIFLVLKDEYNIWVCPNGGELKEKIFRVGHIGQLSISDNDKLIEALNDINKRGLL, via the coding sequence ATGGAGAAAAAAATGATTAATTTTACTGTTGGTCCAGTTCAAATGAGTAAAAAAATTAGAGATATAGGTCAAAGAGAAATCCCATATTTTAGAACAGAAGAATTTTCTAAAATTATGAAAGAAAATGAAAAAATGATATGTAGTTTAGCAGAAGCAGATGATAAATCCAAAGCTCTTTTTTTAACAGGTTCTGGAACTTCTGGAATGGAAGCAACCATTTTAAATTGTTTCTCAAAAGAAGATAAAGTTTTAATAATAAATGGTGGAAGTTTTGGTCAAAGATTTGTAGATATATGTAAGGTTTTGGATATACCTTTTTATGAAATAAAATTAAACTATGGAGAAATTTTAACAGAGCAAGAGCTTGAAAAATATTCAGATAAGGGAATTAGTGGACTCTTAGTAAATGCACATGAAACATCTACTGGAATATTGTATGATATGAAAATGATTAGTAAATTTTGTAAAAAAAATAATATATTTTTTGTTGTAGATTCCATCAGTTCTTTTATTGCAGATGAATTATCATTTTTAAATTTAGGTATAAATGTTATGATAATAGGTTCTCAAAAAGCCTTGGCTCTCCCACCAGGATTAGCTATATTGATATTATCTGAAAAAGCAATTACAAGAATAAAAAACAATAAGGTTAATAGTTTATATTTTGATTTAAAAATTGCTTTAAAAGATAACCAAAATGGGCAAACACCATTTACACCAGCTGTTTCAATCCTATTGCAATTGCATGAAAGATTAAAAGATATATTAGAAGAAGGAATAGAAGTGGAAAGGGCTAAAATAAAAGAATTAAAATTAGATTTTATAAATAGAATAAAAAATTTACCTTTAAAGATTTTTTCAAAAAATGCTTCAAATGCAATGACAGCAATAGAAACTAAAAATGTGTCAGCATATAGTATTTTTTTAGTTTTAAAAGATGAATATAATATCTGGGTTTGTCCTAATGGAGGAGAACTTAAAGAAAAAATATTTAGAGTAGGACATATTGGTCAACTATCAATTTCAGATAATGATAAATTAATTGAGGCATTGAATGATATAAATAAAAGGGGGCTATTATGA
- a CDS encoding phosphocholine cytidylyltransferase family protein, with protein MKALLLAAGKGTRISRYLGGNPKCTVNIGDEILIHYTVSLLKKKGINDIGIVVGYQDDVIKEVLSDEKAINFFYNPFYEITNSLASAWFARDFIDDDMLIMNADVFLEEALLDDILSCKISPVLFSDETRKEEADFKLFYKDGLLIDYGKELEVERTTGEYIGVVTFNKSFVETFKTNMCKMIREKKYSMWWENILYELIGKQDINVQNIENRFWAEVDYIEDYERILKFRKYNINYNIAIEKKK; from the coding sequence ATGAAAGCATTATTATTGGCAGCTGGGAAAGGAACTAGAATAAGTAGATACTTAGGAGGAAATCCAAAATGTACTGTAAATATTGGAGATGAAATATTAATTCATTATACTGTTTCATTATTAAAAAAGAAAGGAATAAATGATATTGGAATTGTAGTCGGTTACCAAGATGATGTTATAAAAGAGGTTTTATCTGATGAAAAAGCAATTAACTTTTTCTATAATCCTTTTTATGAAATAACTAATAGTTTAGCTTCTGCTTGGTTTGCTAGAGATTTTATTGATGATGATATGCTCATAATGAATGCAGATGTTTTTTTAGAAGAAGCACTATTAGATGATATTTTAAGTTGTAAAATAAGTCCTGTATTATTTTCAGATGAAACAAGAAAAGAGGAAGCTGACTTTAAATTATTCTATAAAGATGGATTGCTAATTGATTATGGAAAAGAGTTAGAAGTAGAAAGAACCACAGGAGAATATATAGGAGTTGTAACTTTTAACAAGAGTTTTGTAGAAACTTTTAAAACAAATATGTGCAAGATGATAAGAGAAAAAAAATATTCTATGTGGTGGGAAAATATTTTGTATGAATTAATAGGAAAACAAGATATCAATGTTCAGAATATAGAAAATAGATTTTGGGCAGAAGTGGATTATATCGAGGATTATGAAAGAATTTTAAAATTTAGAAAGTATAATATAAATTACAATATAGCCATAGAAAAGAAAAAATAA